In Crinalium epipsammum PCC 9333, the following are encoded in one genomic region:
- a CDS encoding ATP phosphoribosyltransferase regulatory subunit — MTYQPPTSFSAQKGDDRGLNFYAPGARDLLPLDVAQKRWVEKGLQQVFHRWGYHRIITSTLERLDTLMAGGAIQPATVIQVEDAEAGTLGLRPELTASIARAAVTRMGAASPQRLYYNANVFRRSPVGHHGRQQEFFQAGVELIGAAGILADAEILLLLADCFGQLGLQQWHLILGEAGLTRSLLSSFPTALQDKVRCCIANLDYIALKNLPLSEEQQQLALSLFDLRGRPEDVLQRVASLDLDVSGRQSVNNLKSLVELLNQTCTSPLPLILDLSLIQTFDYYTGIVFEVVSDAGINARVLGQGGRYDQLLGLYHPQGETYPGIGFSLNIEELHQVLLFNGQLPRHTPASDWLVVPTTPEAEAAALAYAQKLRAADNLVRVEMELVGREQTEIREYACDRHIGRIAWVKTDGNTEIETVNS; from the coding sequence ATGACTTATCAACCACCCACTTCGTTCTCCGCTCAAAAAGGAGATGACAGAGGACTAAACTTTTATGCACCTGGTGCTAGGGATTTGCTACCGCTTGATGTTGCCCAAAAACGTTGGGTGGAAAAAGGCTTGCAGCAAGTGTTTCATCGGTGGGGTTATCACCGAATTATTACCTCTACTTTAGAAAGGCTGGATACTTTAATGGCTGGTGGGGCAATTCAGCCAGCAACAGTTATACAGGTAGAGGATGCAGAAGCAGGAACCCTGGGTTTACGCCCAGAATTAACGGCATCGATCGCACGGGCTGCTGTCACCCGTATGGGAGCCGCTTCCCCCCAAAGGCTGTACTACAACGCTAATGTCTTTCGCCGATCTCCTGTGGGTCATCATGGTCGCCAGCAAGAGTTTTTTCAAGCTGGGGTCGAACTAATTGGCGCGGCTGGGATATTGGCGGATGCGGAAATTTTGCTGTTGCTGGCAGATTGTTTTGGGCAGTTAGGGTTACAGCAGTGGCATTTAATTCTAGGGGAAGCAGGTTTAACGCGATCGCTTCTTTCTTCTTTCCCCACAGCATTACAAGATAAAGTACGCTGCTGTATTGCTAATCTTGACTATATAGCCTTAAAAAATCTCCCTCTATCGGAAGAACAGCAGCAACTAGCATTATCTTTGTTTGATCTGCGTGGTCGCCCAGAGGATGTTTTGCAACGAGTCGCCAGCTTAGATTTAGATGTATCCGGTCGTCAGAGCGTTAATAATCTCAAATCTTTAGTGGAACTGCTTAATCAGACTTGCACTTCTCCTTTGCCACTAATTCTTGATTTGAGCTTAATTCAAACTTTTGACTACTACACTGGCATTGTGTTTGAAGTTGTCAGTGATGCTGGAATAAATGCGCGAGTTTTAGGGCAGGGCGGGCGTTATGATCAACTGCTGGGTCTTTACCATCCCCAAGGAGAAACATATCCAGGGATAGGTTTTTCTCTCAATATCGAAGAATTGCATCAGGTACTACTATTTAATGGTCAGTTACCCCGTCATACACCCGCAAGCGATTGGTTAGTTGTACCAACAACACCCGAAGCTGAGGCGGCTGCTTTGGCTTATGCTCAAAAACTGAGAGCGGCTGATAATTTAGTGCGGGTGGAAATGGAATTAGTCGGGCGCGAACAGACAGAAATTCGGGAATATGCTTGCGATCGTCACATCGGTCGCATTGCGTGGGTGAAAACTGATGGTAACACTGAAATAGAAACAGTTAACAGTTAA
- a CDS encoding J domain-containing protein: protein MSFKIEQGLFKLDLTDHHAILGVPVDADPDQIRQRYKLVARLLHPDTCAAETPEEKEFAKQLFSKLVSPAYSELSKSRNRAEYLVLLGHVGKRLATEPATAQITSLAAKELAQAGANLDSLYKNLLRKLAAKQYDSFYQVIETIAQISELNMVFLMYKEGQGIKTITTAGSANYTVAKQTTQNIPVSGNKPAESPTSPVTPYLQRAEEYVSKNNLAKAILELRDALSLEPNNSTCHSLLGMIYLKQHQGTMAKVHINKALQLNPKDPKALQAKQLLDKFQQSVTGKTSQQSQSNQSKATNAKPSDNSGGGLFGGLFGGKKK from the coding sequence ATGTCTTTTAAGATTGAACAAGGACTATTTAAGTTAGATCTCACTGACCACCATGCAATTTTAGGTGTGCCAGTTGATGCTGACCCCGATCAAATACGTCAACGTTATAAATTGGTGGCGCGTCTATTGCACCCCGATACTTGTGCAGCAGAAACGCCAGAGGAAAAAGAGTTTGCCAAGCAACTGTTTTCCAAGTTAGTCAGCCCTGCATATTCAGAACTATCTAAGTCTCGTAACCGTGCCGAATATTTGGTGTTGCTAGGTCATGTAGGGAAGCGTCTAGCCACCGAACCCGCTACAGCGCAAATTACTAGCCTAGCCGCCAAAGAATTAGCACAAGCAGGTGCTAATTTAGATAGTTTATATAAGAATTTGTTGCGAAAATTGGCAGCAAAACAGTATGACTCTTTCTATCAGGTAATAGAAACCATTGCTCAAATTAGTGAGCTAAATATGGTTTTCTTGATGTACAAAGAAGGTCAAGGCATCAAAACAATCACAACTGCTGGAAGTGCTAACTACACAGTTGCAAAACAAACAACCCAAAACATACCTGTTTCTGGAAATAAACCTGCGGAGTCCCCCACATCGCCAGTTACTCCTTATCTTCAGAGGGCTGAAGAGTATGTGAGTAAGAATAATTTGGCTAAGGCGATTTTGGAGTTACGGGATGCTTTGAGTTTGGAACCCAATAATAGTACCTGCCATAGTTTATTGGGGATGATTTATTTGAAGCAACATCAGGGAACAATGGCTAAAGTTCACATTAATAAAGCTTTGCAATTGAATCCCAAAGACCCAAAAGCATTACAAGCTAAACAATTACTAGATAAATTTCAACAGTCAGTCACGGGTAAGACATCCCAGCAATCACAGTCAAATCAAAGCAAAGCAACTAATGCAAAACCCTCTGATAACTCTGGCGGGGGTTTATTTGGTGGTTTATTTGGTGGCAAGAAGAAGTAA
- a CDS encoding Mov34/MPN/PAD-1 family protein: MAIKLLPEHLQTIINHAESTYPEECCGIMLGKMDSTDKTVVEVWQTENAWSAETADDYVDAEVVTSKRRRFAIAPLDMLKAQKAARQSQLNIVGFFHSHPDYPAIPSEFDRTYAWQEYSYIIVSVVQGKAGDIRSWCLDDTHQFQAEEIITFH, encoded by the coding sequence GTGGCGATAAAACTTCTTCCAGAACATCTCCAAACCATTATTAATCATGCAGAAAGCACTTATCCAGAAGAGTGTTGCGGCATTATGTTAGGAAAAATGGATAGTACTGACAAAACAGTAGTAGAAGTTTGGCAGACAGAGAATGCTTGGAGTGCAGAAACAGCAGATGATTATGTAGATGCGGAAGTGGTAACAAGTAAAAGGCGGCGATTTGCGATCGCACCCTTAGATATGTTAAAAGCACAAAAAGCAGCACGGCAATCTCAGCTTAATATTGTGGGCTTTTTCCATTCCCATCCAGATTATCCAGCAATTCCTTCGGAATTTGACCGTACTTATGCTTGGCAAGAATATTCTTATATCATTGTTTCCGTAGTGCAAGGCAAAGCTGGTGATATTCGCAGTTGGTGTCTAGATGACACCCATCAATTCCAAGCAGAAGAAATTATTACATTTCATTAA
- a CDS encoding ABC transporter ATP-binding protein produces the protein MNNSAPILEVEDVWAGYIKDLDILQGINFKIYPGELVAVIGPNGAGKSTLAKAIFGLLTPHQGKINFKGETISGLKSNQIVKRGMCYVPQISNVFPSLSVEENLEMGAFIRKDALSPLKKKIFEAFPVLAKRRSQRAGTLSGGERQMLAMGKALMLEPSLLLLDEPSAALSPLLVTNVFEQIKQINQGGTAIVLVEQNARKALAMAHRGYVLDTGRDRFTGAGSELLNDPKVAELYLGAGKHH, from the coding sequence ATGAATAATTCTGCTCCTATATTAGAAGTTGAAGATGTCTGGGCTGGATATATTAAAGATTTAGATATCCTGCAAGGTATAAATTTTAAAATTTATCCAGGTGAATTGGTTGCTGTGATAGGACCTAATGGTGCAGGTAAATCAACTCTAGCCAAGGCGATTTTTGGGTTGCTAACTCCCCATCAGGGCAAAATTAATTTTAAAGGCGAAACTATTTCTGGGTTAAAGTCAAATCAAATTGTTAAACGTGGGATGTGCTATGTACCGCAAATTTCTAATGTTTTTCCTTCTTTAAGTGTGGAAGAAAATTTAGAAATGGGTGCTTTTATCCGTAAAGATGCTTTGTCACCACTGAAAAAAAAGATTTTTGAGGCTTTTCCAGTTTTAGCTAAACGGCGATCGCAACGTGCTGGTACACTCTCTGGTGGTGAACGCCAAATGTTAGCAATGGGAAAAGCTTTAATGCTGGAACCCAGCTTATTATTATTAGATGAACCTTCTGCTGCTTTGTCTCCTTTGTTAGTAACTAATGTGTTTGAGCAGATTAAACAAATTAATCAAGGGGGAACGGCAATTGTTTTGGTAGAACAGAATGCGCGTAAAGCTTTAGCAATGGCGCATCGGGGTTATGTGTTGGATACAGGACGCGATCGCTTTACTGGCGCTGGCTCAGAATTGTTAAATGACCCCAAAGTGGCAGAATTATATCTGGGAGCGGGTAAACATCACTAA
- a CDS encoding thermonuclease family protein: MLILCCCLLLFGCQSSKQPQGTMVKIERVVSGQTLEWVDTTKQPALIDRVRLIGIEAPDLRQQPWGDQAKQQLEQLTGKINNQKLVFESVLLESDVEQVDQFGRKLAYVWKDGVLLNEQLVKEGSVLAVVRSPNHKYDQRLIRAQEYARLMGKGIWNPEQPMRLTPAEFKSQNK, from the coding sequence TTGCTAATTTTATGCTGTTGCTTACTGCTGTTCGGTTGCCAATCGAGTAAGCAACCTCAAGGCACAATGGTCAAGATCGAGCGGGTTGTCAGTGGTCAAACTCTAGAATGGGTGGATACGACTAAACAACCTGCATTAATTGATCGAGTAAGGTTAATTGGCATTGAAGCACCAGATTTGCGACAACAGCCTTGGGGAGATCAGGCAAAACAACAGCTTGAGCAATTGACTGGGAAAATAAATAATCAAAAGCTGGTATTTGAATCAGTTTTATTAGAGTCAGATGTCGAGCAAGTAGATCAATTTGGGCGAAAGCTTGCTTATGTATGGAAAGATGGAGTATTGCTCAATGAGCAGCTAGTGAAAGAAGGTTCTGTACTAGCAGTAGTGCGATCGCCTAATCACAAGTACGATCAAAGATTAATCCGCGCCCAAGAATACGCCCGACTCATGGGCAAAGGGATTTGGAATCCTGAACAGCCAATGCGGTTAACTCCTGCTGAATTCAAAAGTCAAAACAAGTAA
- a CDS encoding response regulator, giving the protein MNQDSLIPANESERLAAVHRYDILDTPIDGAFDRITALAARFFQVPISIVSIVDHDRIWFKSHHGLEVKQIGREPGLCASAILQDNVYTVVDAKVDPRTLANPLVAGDFGLRFYAGFPLQTSDGFNLGTLCVIDQQPREITEAEKATLQELAAIVIDELELRLAAKKAVETELALREAALEATRAKSEFLATMSHEIRTPMNGVIGMTELMLNTKLTSQQQHFVETIRHSGEALLTIINDILDFSKIESQKLELEKQPFNILNCLEESLDILAPKAAEKNLELAYIIQPNTPKKLIGDVTRLRQIIINLLSNAVKFTKDGEVLVSITSHQLPAGENIEQNPHLKNCYELQFAVKDTGIGIPTERMDRLFQSFSQVDSSTTREYGGTGLGLAISKRLTELMGGRMWVESTVGQGSIFYFTIIAPSVADGSLAQENIIPPQLVGKQLLIVDDNATNREILMLQGQSWGMLTYAANSGAEALDLLSEGKSFDMAILDMQMPEMDGLTLAREIRGLPKGEKLPLVMLSSLGKLEIGSEVDAVKFAAFLYKPIKQSQLFNTLNDILAQQPIKVETRNCASLHTSFDSQLAKQLPLRILLAEDNSVNQQVALYFLEQIGYLADVAANGLEVLEALQRQAYDVVLMDVQMPVMDGLATTRQINAEYAPTARPRIIAMTANTMQGDKEECLQAGMDDYISKPIQLAELYDALSKCQPKDLPLLEAGKIEAVEYQEQALILKSDDEQSPLTNSLIPSAIDYKILQSFCSTMGKKSSGIVVKLIDCYLEDAPKLLESINSAIATVNSTQLRHAAHTLKASSAALGATNLASLSHKLEILAQAGMMNSASESISQMEAEYNRVKVALEREKQHHEF; this is encoded by the coding sequence ATGAACCAAGATTCGCTCATTCCTGCCAATGAATCAGAGCGACTAGCAGCCGTGCATCGCTATGATATTCTTGATACACCTATAGATGGTGCTTTTGACCGCATTACAGCCCTAGCCGCTAGGTTCTTTCAAGTTCCCATTTCAATTGTTAGCATTGTTGATCATGACCGAATTTGGTTTAAGTCCCATCATGGGTTAGAGGTAAAGCAGATTGGAAGGGAACCAGGATTATGTGCTAGTGCGATTTTGCAAGATAACGTTTACACGGTTGTAGACGCTAAAGTAGACCCTCGCACATTAGCTAATCCCTTAGTAGCTGGAGATTTTGGGCTAAGGTTTTATGCAGGATTCCCTTTGCAAACCAGTGATGGATTTAATTTGGGAACGCTATGTGTAATTGATCAACAACCCCGTGAAATAACAGAGGCAGAAAAAGCAACTCTTCAAGAATTAGCTGCGATCGTTATTGATGAACTAGAATTGCGACTAGCTGCTAAAAAAGCGGTGGAAACTGAATTGGCTTTACGAGAAGCTGCACTGGAAGCAACCCGTGCTAAAAGTGAATTTTTGGCAACTATGAGTCATGAAATCCGCACTCCAATGAATGGAGTAATTGGGATGACGGAATTAATGCTAAATACAAAACTAACTTCTCAGCAACAACACTTTGTTGAAACAATTCGTCATAGTGGTGAAGCTTTACTAACTATTATTAATGATATTTTAGATTTTTCTAAGATTGAGTCTCAAAAACTAGAGTTAGAAAAACAACCTTTTAATATCTTAAATTGCCTAGAGGAATCACTCGATATACTTGCCCCTAAAGCAGCAGAAAAAAACTTAGAATTAGCATACATAATTCAACCAAATACGCCCAAAAAGCTAATCGGCGATGTTACAAGACTGCGGCAAATTATAATTAATTTACTAAGTAATGCTGTCAAATTCACCAAGGATGGGGAAGTCTTAGTTTCAATAACTTCCCATCAATTGCCAGCAGGGGAAAATATCGAGCAAAATCCTCATCTTAAAAATTGCTACGAATTGCAATTTGCTGTCAAGGATACAGGGATTGGTATTCCTACAGAACGGATGGATCGTCTGTTCCAGTCTTTTAGTCAAGTTGATTCTTCAACAACTCGTGAATATGGAGGTACTGGGTTAGGACTGGCGATTAGTAAACGGTTAACGGAACTCATGGGGGGTCGAATGTGGGTTGAAAGTACGGTTGGACAAGGTTCGATCTTTTATTTCACGATAATTGCTCCATCTGTTGCTGACGGTTCTTTAGCCCAAGAAAATATAATTCCGCCTCAGTTGGTTGGTAAGCAGCTATTGATTGTCGATGACAATGCTACCAACCGCGAAATCTTGATGCTACAGGGGCAATCTTGGGGAATGCTTACTTATGCTGCTAATTCTGGCGCTGAAGCTTTAGATTTGCTCAGTGAAGGTAAGAGTTTCGACATGGCAATTCTAGATATGCAAATGCCAGAAATGGACGGATTGACTCTAGCAAGGGAAATTCGCGGCTTACCAAAGGGTGAAAAATTACCTTTAGTAATGTTGAGTTCGTTAGGTAAATTAGAAATTGGATCAGAAGTAGACGCAGTTAAGTTTGCAGCTTTCTTGTACAAGCCAATTAAACAATCTCAACTATTCAATACATTGAACGATATTTTGGCTCAACAGCCCATCAAGGTAGAGACGCGCAATTGCGCGTCTCTACATACAAGCTTTGACTCTCAACTAGCAAAACAGTTGCCTTTACGGATTCTTTTAGCTGAGGATAATAGTGTTAATCAGCAGGTAGCTTTGTACTTTCTAGAACAAATCGGATATTTAGCTGATGTTGCTGCTAATGGTTTGGAAGTGCTGGAAGCTTTGCAACGTCAAGCTTATGATGTGGTGCTGATGGATGTCCAAATGCCAGTGATGGATGGATTAGCAACAACTCGTCAAATTAATGCGGAATATGCCCCTACTGCGCGTCCTCGCATTATTGCTATGACAGCAAATACCATGCAAGGCGATAAGGAAGAGTGTTTACAGGCGGGGATGGATGATTATATCAGCAAGCCTATCCAATTAGCTGAATTATATGATGCTTTGAGTAAGTGTCAGCCAAAAGATTTGCCATTGCTTGAAGCTGGTAAGATAGAGGCTGTGGAATACCAAGAACAAGCATTAATACTTAAGTCGGATGATGAACAGTCGCCTTTGACCAACTCCTTAATTCCAAGTGCGATTGATTACAAAATATTGCAATCTTTTTGTAGCACAATGGGCAAAAAAAGTTCAGGGATAGTTGTTAAGTTAATTGATTGCTACCTTGAAGATGCACCAAAATTATTAGAATCAATCAATAGTGCGATCGCAACTGTTAATTCTACACAATTGCGTCATGCAGCCCATACACTCAAGGCAAGCAGTGCTGCTCTTGGTGCTACTAATCTGGCTAGTTTATCCCATAAATTAGAAATTCTCGCCCAAGCTGGAATGATGAATAGTGCTTCGGAAAGCATTTCACAGATGGAAGCGGAGTATAACAGAGTTAAGGTGGCTTTGGAAAGGGAAAAACAGCACCATGAATTTTAG
- a CDS encoding inositol monophosphatase family protein produces the protein MGQNSPDQLQIFLDIATEAALAGGAILQKYWGKLEAVQEKGRPGDLVTEADKYAENAVLEIIKRHFPQHSILAEESGQLGDNSSEYLWAIDPLDGTTNYAHQYPFFATSIGLLINGVPKVGVVFDPFHNELFRAATGLGATRNRQPIQVSQTSSLSKSLLVTGFAYDRRETADNNYAEFCHLTHLTQGVRRSGAASVDLAHVACGRLDGYWERGLSPWDIAAGIVLVQEAGGTVTAYDRSPLVIHSGRILATNSYIHESLSDELLQISPLKV, from the coding sequence ATGGGTCAAAATTCTCCGGATCAGTTACAAATTTTTCTGGATATTGCTACAGAAGCAGCCTTAGCTGGTGGTGCAATCTTGCAAAAATATTGGGGTAAGTTAGAAGCAGTACAAGAAAAAGGACGACCAGGTGATTTAGTAACTGAAGCAGATAAATACGCCGAAAATGCGGTCTTAGAAATAATCAAACGCCATTTCCCACAGCACTCAATCCTGGCAGAAGAATCTGGTCAACTGGGAGATAATAGCAGTGAATATTTGTGGGCGATCGATCCTCTTGATGGCACAACTAACTACGCACATCAATATCCTTTTTTCGCAACTTCAATTGGATTATTAATTAATGGAGTTCCTAAAGTTGGTGTAGTTTTTGATCCCTTTCATAACGAATTATTTCGCGCTGCTACAGGCTTAGGAGCAACTCGCAATCGGCAACCAATTCAAGTTTCTCAAACATCATCCCTCAGCAAAAGCTTATTAGTGACTGGCTTTGCTTATGATAGAAGGGAAACAGCAGATAATAATTATGCTGAATTCTGCCACCTGACCCACCTGACACAAGGAGTTCGGCGCAGTGGGGCAGCTTCGGTTGATTTAGCTCATGTTGCCTGTGGACGCTTAGACGGATATTGGGAGCGTGGACTATCCCCCTGGGATATAGCAGCCGGAATAGTATTAGTACAAGAAGCCGGAGGTACAGTCACAGCATACGATCGCAGTCCTTTAGTTATCCATTCTGGTCGCATTCTCGCAACCAATAGTTACATCCATGAAAGCCTCAGTGATGAACTTTTACAGATTTCTCCCTTAAAAGTTTGA
- a CDS encoding ATP-binding protein encodes MNFSPNQEDSPLALIVEDDRFMRMQLTTVMEQDGYQVVEASNGKEALTAYTRYQPDVVLLDAIMPIMDGFTCCRQLQKLPRGASTPILMITSLNDETSVDLAFDVGATDFITKPIHWAVLRQRVRRMLQASRATEKLQRNFLRERLITGISQHIRRSLNLKDILDTTVVDVQQFLGCDQVLVYRFYPDGSGTVVSEQGILSNHKMLGQYISDPCLPEPYPQLFYQGWFDEIADLEQANLKPDHLQLLQKLGIKARLVVPILKGEILWGLLIAHHYSSSREWFAEEIELLQQLADQLSLALAQAELLETIQEREERFRQLAENIDDVFWIRDPEKNKIIYISPAYEKIWGFSCESIYRNAKSFLDAIPDEDRERVIAALPKQRLGNYDEEYRVVQPDGTIRWIRDRAFPISDATGQVYRIVGIAADITERKQAEANIYQALQQEKEFSELKSRFISIASHEFRTPLTTILAAAESFEYYGHKWTEEKKTSYLQRIKQSVKYMTTMLNDVLVLAKTEAGKTASNPTWIDLGEFCYDLTQEIKISDGKQHIITFISCANSNGDTPEKLPAFTDEKSLRHIFSNLLSNAIKYSPLGSVVRFKLMVSDEVAVFQIQDQGIGVPVEDQQRLFESFHRCTNVGNIPGTGLGLAIVKKSVDLLGGSITIDSEVGRGTTFTVRLPLNTYKNLPTEKSLVNEQSISSNKAETLRALSGGMNTQG; translated from the coding sequence ATGAATTTTAGTCCTAATCAGGAAGATTCCCCACTAGCTTTGATCGTAGAAGACGACAGATTCATGCGGATGCAGCTAACTACTGTGATGGAGCAAGATGGCTACCAGGTAGTAGAGGCAAGTAATGGTAAAGAAGCTTTAACGGCTTACACTCGCTACCAACCAGATGTGGTGCTGCTAGATGCAATTATGCCGATTATGGATGGCTTTACTTGCTGCCGTCAATTACAAAAGCTGCCTAGAGGTGCTAGCACTCCCATATTAATGATTACCAGTCTCAATGATGAGACATCTGTAGATCTAGCTTTTGATGTAGGTGCTACCGATTTTATTACTAAACCGATTCACTGGGCGGTGCTACGTCAACGAGTCCGTCGTATGCTACAGGCTAGTCGCGCTACCGAAAAATTACAGCGTAATTTCCTTAGAGAGCGACTGATCACTGGAATTAGCCAGCACATCCGTCGCTCTTTAAATCTTAAAGATATTCTCGATACTACTGTGGTTGACGTGCAGCAGTTCCTTGGCTGCGATCAAGTTTTAGTTTATCGCTTTTATCCCGATGGCTCTGGAACTGTTGTCTCTGAGCAGGGAATTTTGAGCAACCATAAGATGTTGGGACAATACATCAGCGATCCTTGCTTACCAGAACCTTACCCACAGCTATTTTATCAAGGATGGTTTGATGAGATTGCAGATTTAGAACAAGCTAATTTAAAACCCGATCACTTGCAATTGTTACAAAAGTTAGGGATAAAAGCTAGGTTAGTAGTACCGATTCTTAAAGGGGAAATACTTTGGGGTTTGCTGATAGCTCATCATTATTCTAGTAGTAGAGAGTGGTTTGCTGAAGAAATAGAACTTTTGCAACAACTAGCTGATCAGCTAAGTCTTGCCCTTGCCCAAGCTGAACTTTTAGAAACGATTCAAGAAAGAGAGGAACGATTCCGCCAATTAGCGGAAAATATTGACGATGTTTTTTGGATAAGAGACCCTGAGAAAAACAAAATAATTTATATTAGTCCTGCATACGAAAAGATTTGGGGTTTTAGTTGTGAGAGTATTTATAGAAATGCTAAATCTTTTCTTGATGCTATTCCTGATGAGGATCGAGAGCGTGTAATTGCTGCTTTGCCTAAACAGAGATTAGGTAATTACGACGAGGAGTATCGGGTTGTGCAACCGGATGGCACAATTCGTTGGATACGCGATCGCGCTTTTCCTATCTCTGATGCTACAGGTCAAGTTTACCGCATAGTTGGAATTGCCGCCGATATCACAGAGCGCAAGCAAGCAGAAGCGAATATTTATCAAGCACTCCAGCAAGAAAAAGAATTTAGCGAACTGAAATCCCGCTTTATTTCTATTGCCTCCCATGAGTTTCGTACACCACTAACTACCATTTTGGCTGCTGCTGAATCTTTTGAATATTACGGTCATAAATGGACAGAAGAGAAAAAAACCAGTTATTTGCAGCGCATCAAGCAGAGCGTTAAATATATGACGACTATGTTAAATGATGTGCTAGTTCTTGCTAAAACTGAAGCCGGAAAAACTGCTAGTAATCCTACTTGGATTGATTTAGGAGAATTTTGTTATGATTTAACTCAAGAAATCAAAATAAGTGATGGCAAGCAACACATTATAACGTTTATTAGTTGCGCTAATTCTAACGGCGACACCCCCGAAAAGTTACCTGCATTTACAGATGAAAAGTCGCTACGCCATATTTTTAGTAATTTATTATCTAATGCTATCAAGTATTCACCATTAGGAAGTGTAGTTAGGTTTAAGCTGATGGTTTCAGATGAAGTCGCCGTATTCCAAATTCAAGATCAAGGAATAGGTGTTCCTGTAGAAGATCAACAAAGGCTGTTTGAATCTTTTCATAGATGCACAAATGTTGGTAATATTCCTGGCACTGGATTAGGACTAGCAATTGTCAAAAAATCAGTAGACTTACTCGGTGGTAGTATCACTATTGATTCTGAAGTGGGGAGGGGTACAACTTTTACAGTTAGGTTACCGTTGAACACTTACAAAAATTTGCCTACGGAGAAGTCACTTGTGAATGAACAAAGTATTTCTAGCAATAAAGCAGAAACTTTACGCGCTTTGAGCGGTGGAATGAATACTCAAGGTTGA
- a CDS encoding indolepyruvate ferredoxin oxidoreductase subunit alpha has product MPHTIVTDICEGVADCVDACPVACIHDGPSKNAKGTDWYWIDFTTCIDCGICLQVCPVEGAIVPEERPDLQKTPQ; this is encoded by the coding sequence GTGCCGCATACAATTGTCACTGATATATGTGAAGGCGTTGCTGATTGTGTCGATGCCTGTCCTGTCGCCTGTATTCACGATGGTCCTAGCAAAAATGCTAAGGGTACTGACTGGTACTGGATTGACTTTACTACTTGTATTGACTGTGGTATATGTTTGCAAGTTTGTCCGGTAGAAGGGGCAATTGTCCCAGAAGAACGTCCTGACTTACAAAAAACCCCACAATAG